From Gammaproteobacteria bacterium, a single genomic window includes:
- a CDS encoding type II toxin-antitoxin system HicB family antitoxin, with the protein MRQVIIYKGQDDCWIAECASLPGCISQGHTKEEAVNNIKEAIEGYISALQEDGLAVPEERFETLLVAV; encoded by the coding sequence ATGCGACAAGTCATCATCTACAAAGGCCAGGATGACTGCTGGATTGCGGAATGCGCAAGCCTACCGGGTTGTATTTCTCAAGGACACACCAAAGAAGAAGCGGTCAACAACATCAAAGAGGCCATTGAAGGCTATATTTCCGCGCTGCAAGAAGATGGTCTGGCAGTCCCCGAAGAGCGCTTTGAAACACTGCTTGTCGCCGTGTGA
- a CDS encoding type II toxin-antitoxin system HicA family toxin: MVWQSPKSALKHCLSPCERAASRLRPSVYGASLGKIGCYRKRQHGSHIILRRDHPFAQLVVPDHKELDRGTLRAILRQANLGVDDFIKLL; this comes from the coding sequence ATGGTCTGGCAGTCCCCGAAGAGCGCTTTGAAACACTGCTTGTCGCCGTGTGAGCGCGCTGCCTCGCGTCTCCGGCCGTCAGTATACGGGGCATCGCTGGGCAAGATTGGCTGCTACAGAAAACGCCAGCACGGCAGTCACATCATCCTGCGCCGCGATCATCCCTTCGCACAGCTCGTCGTGCCCGACCACAAGGAACTTGACCGCGGTACGCTCCGGGCGATCCTGCGACAGGCGAATCTTGGCGTCGATGATTTCATCAAGCTCTTATAG